One window from the genome of Chryseobacterium culicis encodes:
- a CDS encoding TIGR04139 family peptide modification target translates to MKKLNGMKSNFSSLENKKLKDLKTIQGGSYNVKSNVSVGEGCEEYDTYTSPGGAYIGRITVCSPRLTAAD, encoded by the coding sequence ATGAAAAAATTAAATGGAATGAAGAGCAACTTCTCTTCTCTGGAAAACAAAAAGCTTAAAGATCTTAAAACAATTCAAGGAGGTAGCTATAACGTTAAATCTAACGTTTCCGTTGGAGAAGGTTGTGAAGAATATGATACCTATACAAGCCCGGGAGGTGCATATATAGGTAGAATTACTGTGTGTAGTCCAAGACTGACAGCAGCGGACTAA
- a CDS encoding MvdC/MvdD family ATP grasp protein — MILIFSTNQETTTNEVIKWLKALGKAFIRIHEDEIFEIKTDQNKVFLQSQRNSFFIEDITSVWYRRGGLNIKRLSYTNPSVNAHMNEVQHWLEDYVRATLKSKKHINKESNSDVNKLLVLEKAKKVGLEIPEYFLADNTDLVSLDKTIVKSLRVKNESF; from the coding sequence ATGATTCTGATCTTTTCTACTAATCAGGAAACAACAACAAATGAAGTTATTAAGTGGCTTAAAGCACTTGGTAAAGCTTTTATTCGCATACATGAAGATGAAATTTTTGAAATAAAAACAGATCAAAATAAAGTCTTTTTACAAAGTCAGAGAAATAGTTTTTTTATTGAAGATATTACCAGTGTCTGGTACAGAAGAGGTGGATTAAACATCAAACGCCTCAGCTATACAAACCCTTCCGTAAACGCTCATATGAATGAAGTGCAGCATTGGCTGGAAGATTATGTGAGGGCAACACTTAAGTCCAAAAAGCATATTAATAAAGAAAGTAACAGTGATGTTAATAAACTTCTAGTGCTCGAAAAGGCTAAAAAAGTTGGGCTGGAAATTCCTGAATATTTTCTGGCAGATAATACGGATTTGGTCTCTTTAGATAAAACCATTGTGAAAAGTTTAAGGGTGAAAAATGAAAGTTTTTAA
- a CDS encoding grasp-with-spasm system A modified peptide has product MKKLNGMKRDFSSLENKKLANTKSIIAGGATNEKTTSPSGPNGQPGNTGDTIICIDGSQVATLTID; this is encoded by the coding sequence ATGAAAAAATTAAATGGAATGAAGAGAGACTTCTCTTCTTTGGAAAACAAAAAATTAGCAAATACGAAAAGTATTATTGCTGGAGGGGCAACAAATGAAAAAACGACTTCTCCATCTGGGCCTAACGGTCAACCAGGGAATACCGGTGATACTATCATTTGTATTGATGGAAGTCAAGTAGCTACCTTAACTATTGACTAA
- the gwsG gene encoding grasp-with-spasm system ATP-grasp peptide maturase: MILIISQKNETATIEVIRHLILMKKKFIRVHEDEVFEIKTIKKRILIESSRNRFFIDQIESVWYRRGGLKFNRLKYNNHSILLNMNETQYWLEDYIKKTLESKKHINKESTSNVNKLIVLDKAKEIGFDIPEYFLAENTNQVKLNKTILKTITGNAILDEIKKDFSGFMYTTIVEEHENNDFFITFFQEKMEKDFEIRTFYFNGNCWSMAIFSQNDEQTKIDFRKYNKKKPNRNVPYTLPKYIEEKISLLMKSLDINCGSLDFIKKAEKYYFLEINPIGQFSSLSNICNYSLEQKLAEYL, from the coding sequence ATGATACTTATAATCTCTCAAAAAAATGAAACAGCTACTATAGAAGTCATCAGGCATTTGATCCTCATGAAAAAAAAATTCATTAGAGTTCATGAAGATGAAGTATTTGAGATAAAAACTATAAAAAAAAGAATTTTAATTGAAAGCAGCCGTAATAGATTTTTTATTGATCAAATTGAAAGCGTTTGGTATAGGAGAGGTGGATTAAAGTTCAATCGCCTGAAATATAACAATCATTCAATCCTTCTTAATATGAACGAAACTCAATATTGGCTTGAGGATTATATAAAAAAAACATTAGAATCTAAAAAACATATCAATAAGGAAAGCACTTCAAATGTTAACAAGCTTATTGTACTTGATAAGGCCAAAGAAATAGGATTCGACATACCTGAATACTTTTTGGCAGAAAACACAAATCAGGTTAAACTTAATAAGACAATTTTAAAGACAATCACTGGAAATGCAATTTTAGATGAAATAAAAAAAGATTTCAGTGGATTTATGTACACAACTATAGTTGAAGAACATGAAAACAATGATTTTTTCATCACATTTTTTCAAGAAAAAATGGAGAAAGATTTTGAAATAAGAACATTTTATTTCAATGGTAATTGTTGGTCGATGGCCATTTTTTCGCAAAATGATGAGCAAACCAAAATTGACTTCAGAAAATATAACAAAAAAAAGCCCAATAGAAATGTACCTTATACGCTGCCAAAATATATTGAGGAGAAAATCAGTTTATTAATGAAGTCATTAGATATCAATTGTGGTTCTTTAGATTTTATAAAAAAAGCAGAAAAATACTATTTCTTAGAAATTAATCCAATTGGTCAGTTTTCAAGTTTATCCAATATCTGCAACTATTCATTAGAACAAAAACTAGCCGAATATTTATGA
- the gwsS gene encoding grasp-with-spasm system SPASM domain peptide maturase, which produces MNYFNLFSTILITKGTTRILISDLQRNISELYPLELHEVIMELKKYSIEDLLKNYDEESRPIVQEYLSLLLEKEYGFTTENDWDRNFPPLSYEHHEPSAITNLFIEMEDLRIIKKIYPSIENLGIKHLVIYSLKPLTSKDFIEIDKTFTTSVLSGIEIFSPFHQKINLSFIQALQKNTVRIYSLIFYNCSKPPFKAKDEYRFSLHFLKDDLQLSACGKVELKYFNTNIPKVIEAINHNSCLYKKMGIDRNGNIKNCPLMKESFGNINTQSLEEAVNQPDFKKYWNLTKDSIEICKDCEFRYVCTDCRAYTENALKNKKGINISKPLKCGYNPYTGEWEDWDSNPLKQEIFHSLG; this is translated from the coding sequence ATGAACTATTTCAATTTATTCTCAACCATCCTTATCACCAAAGGCACCACCAGAATTCTTATTTCAGATCTCCAAAGGAATATATCAGAATTGTATCCACTAGAGCTGCATGAGGTTATTATGGAACTGAAAAAATATTCTATTGAAGATTTGTTGAAGAATTATGATGAGGAGTCCAGGCCAATCGTTCAGGAATATCTCAGCCTTTTGTTAGAAAAAGAGTATGGATTTACAACAGAGAATGATTGGGACAGAAATTTTCCTCCCCTTTCTTATGAACATCACGAACCCAGTGCTATCACTAATCTTTTTATTGAAATGGAAGACCTCCGGATCATAAAGAAGATATATCCGTCTATAGAAAACCTTGGGATTAAGCATTTGGTTATTTATAGTTTGAAGCCTTTAACCTCAAAGGATTTTATAGAAATTGATAAAACTTTTACCACCTCAGTCCTATCAGGAATAGAAATTTTTTCGCCGTTTCATCAGAAAATTAATCTATCTTTTATACAGGCTCTCCAAAAAAATACAGTCAGAATATACAGTCTCATTTTCTACAATTGTTCGAAACCTCCTTTCAAAGCTAAAGATGAATACAGATTCTCGCTGCATTTTCTGAAAGATGACCTGCAACTCTCTGCCTGTGGAAAAGTGGAACTGAAATACTTCAATACCAATATTCCTAAAGTTATTGAAGCGATTAACCATAATTCCTGCCTGTATAAAAAGATGGGTATTGATCGAAACGGCAATATCAAAAACTGTCCTCTTATGAAAGAAAGCTTTGGAAACATCAATACACAGAGTCTTGAAGAGGCAGTCAACCAGCCTGATTTCAAAAAATACTGGAACCTCACTAAAGACAGTATTGAAATCTGTAAAGACTGTGAGTTCCGTTATGTCTGCACAGACTGCAGGGCTTACACCGAAAACGCTCTAAAAAACAAAAAAGGCATCAATATATCAAAACCTCTCAAATGTGGCTATAATCCCTATACAGGAGAATGGGAGGATTGGGACAGTAATCCTTTAAAGCAGGAAATTTTCCATTCATTGGGATAG
- a CDS encoding Lrp/AsnC family transcriptional regulator, whose amino-acid sequence MNYQLDEIDKKILDFLVENTRMPFTEIAKQMDVSAGTIHVRVKKMEDAGIILGSSLNIDYGKLDYHFTAFIGILLTKSNRTQEVLKELSTLPNVIEASVISGKYNIFCKVRAKNTDDAKRIIYQIDDIQDVMRTESMISMEEFLSDKNRLINAISV is encoded by the coding sequence ATGAACTATCAACTGGACGAAATAGACAAGAAGATTCTTGATTTCTTAGTAGAAAACACAAGAATGCCTTTTACTGAAATTGCAAAGCAGATGGATGTTTCTGCTGGAACAATTCACGTAAGAGTGAAAAAGATGGAAGATGCAGGTATTATTTTGGGATCATCTCTTAACATCGATTATGGTAAGCTGGATTATCACTTTACAGCTTTCATAGGGATCCTTTTGACAAAATCAAACCGTACTCAGGAAGTATTGAAAGAATTGTCAACTTTACCTAACGTAATCGAAGCTAGCGTTATTTCCGGGAAATATAATATTTTCTGTAAAGTAAGAGCTAAGAATACGGATGATGCTAAAAGAATTATTTACCAGATCGATGACATTCAGGATGTAATGAGAACTGAAAGTATGATCTCTATGGAGGAATTCTTAAGTGACAAAAACAGACTGATCAACGCAATCTCTGTGTAA